In Flavobacterium enshiense, the genomic stretch TGTAAAATGTTTGGTCGTGGCCATCAGAGCAAAATTTCTAACCTTCGGATTATCAAAATTCACTGCATTAATAATTTTACTTTTATTAGGGAAAGGCAGCAGTTTTGAAATTATTATGTCTTGAGGATTAGGATCGTCTGCCATTGAGTAGACCATTGAACGGTAATCTTCAAATACAGAAAAGAATCCGTATCCGTCAAAAATAGTTCCCCAAGCTAAAGCAAGCAGATAGACAAAGATGCAGATAATGATTACCGTTTTAAGCAATCGTAAGATGAGCTGAATGATGATAAGGATAATCAGAAAAAGAAGAATTCTGTCGGATTCCATCCACCATTCAGGGTCAATAAGTTTCTGGTGCGCGATAATAAATATGGGAACAGCAATAAGAATGTTCAGCAGAAAAATAACAACATTATCCCATGGCTTCGGTAAAGAAAGCCTTTCTCTCAGCATTTTGAGTTTAGGGGAAGTTGTTGGAGTCATTCGTTTGTTTCCTTCTCTAAAGTTATTTTACAACCGATTCGTAGTCAAGTTTGTCAGTAATCA encodes the following:
- a CDS encoding transglutaminase domain-containing protein; this translates as MTPTTSPKLKMLRERLSLPKPWDNVVIFLLNILIAVPIFIIAHQKLIDPEWWMESDRILLFLIILIIIQLILRLLKTVIIICIFVYLLALAWGTIFDGYGFFSVFEDYRSMVYSMADDPNPQDIIISKLLPFPNKSKIINAVNFDNPKVRNFALMATTKHFTNVKGFRQYRRIIQCFAVFTEVRNRWNYVNDPKGKEYIAYASESLQHFSGDCDDHAILMSALVRAVGGTPRIIHTGGHLYPEMLIGKKADLESINYLIKEVLFKEESRGKEVHYHIDERGQIWLNLDYTAKYPGGPFMSEEILGALTFN